The following nucleotide sequence is from Aneurinibacillus soli.
AAAAGTGCCACGTTCCGCACGCTTGATATGGTCGGGCTTGATACGTTCGTCCATGTAGCAGGCAACGTATACAGCTCGGTATACAATGACACGGAAAAAGCGGCATTTCAGGTGCCGGAACTATTGCATACGATGCTTGCAAATGGCTGGCTCGGTGACAAAAGCGGACAGGGCTTCTACAAAAAAACGAAAACAGCCACTGGCAAAGAGATTCTGGCGCTTGATTATACGACACAGACATATATGCCGCTCACAAAGCGTAAGTTTGTGGGCGTAGAGCAGGCGAAGGCGGCAGGTGGTCTGAAGAAACGAATCAAGGCGCTTGCATACAGTCCCACTAAAGAAGGGCAATTCGTCTGGAATGTACTGAAAGAGGTGCTGCTCTATTCAGCAGCAAAACTGCCAGAGATCGCCGATGATATTGTGAGTATTGATAACGCAATGAAATGGGGCTTCAATTGGGAGCTGGGCCCGTTCGAGACGTGGGATGTGCTCGGTGTACCGCAGGCGATCGCACGGATGAAGCAGGAGGGCGACGTTATTCCGACCTGGGTGGAAGATATGCTTGCGTCCGGGAAAACGTCCTTTTATACGAAAGAGAGCGCAATACGGTACTATCAGACGCTTGCAGGCGAGCAGCAGGAGGAGGAGCGGGAGCGCGAACAGATGCAACTTGCTGCTTATAAGGAAAAAGCAAAGCCGATTCTTGCAAACCCCGGCGCAAGTCTGATTGATATCGGTGATGGAGTGGCGTGCCTCGAGTTCCATTCTCCCAATAACGCGATTGGGTATGACATTGTGGATATGATGTTCAAGTCGATTGACGAAGTGGAGCAAAACTGGCGCGGGCTTGTCATTCACAATGAAGCGAAGAACTTCTGCGTCGGTGCTAACTTGATGCTGATCTTGAGCGAGGCACAGGATGACAACTGGGATGATATTAATTATCTTGTGAATCGCTTCCAGCAGGCATCGATGCGTATGAAATACGCGCAGCGTCCGATTGTTGCGGCTCCGTTCGGCATGACGCTTGGGGGCGGCACGGAAGTATGCCTGCCTGCTGCCCGTATTCAGGCGGCAGCGGAGACGTATATGGGGCTGGTGGAGGTTGGTGTTGGCGTCATTCCAGGAGGCGGCGGCACGAAGGAAGTGCTGCTTCGTATGACAAAAGCGGCGGATCAAGTCGATTCAAAAGTTGATCTTCAGCCGTTTGTGAACCGGGCATTTGAGACGATTGCGCTGGCTAAAGTATCAACGAGCGGGGAAGAGGCACGCGATATCGGACTGTTGCGGGAGCGAGATGCGGTGTCGATCAATCGTGATCATCTGCTGTATGACGCCAAGCAGGCGGTACTTGCCCTTGATCTGGCGGGATATACAGCACCTCTTGCGGAAGAAGTCCGCGTTGTCGGTGCTGATGGCAAGGCGGTGCTCAAGCTTGGTGCGTATGGCATGTACCAGGGCGGTTACATCAGTCAGCATGACTTGAAGATTGCAGGCAAGCTTGCTCATGTATTAGCAGGTGGCGATGTGAATCGCAGTACGTATGTAAGTGAGCAGTATTTGCTCGATCTGGAACGGGAAGCTTTTTTAAGCTTGTGCGGTGAACCGAAATCACAGGAACGAATGATTCACATGCTGACAAAAGGCAAGCCACTACGCAATTAGAAAGGAGTGGACGTTATGAGAGAAGCAGTACTGGTGGCAGCTGCGCGTACAGCTGTAGGGAAGGCCCCTAAAGGCGCTCTGCGCCATACGCGCCCGGAAGATCTGGGGGCCGCAGTTATTACAGAAGTGATTAAGCGTGCTCCGGGTCTTGCGCCGGAGATGCTTGACGATGTCATTATCGGCTGTGCGATGCCGGAGGGGGAGCAGGGGTTTAATATGGCACGCATCATCTCAG
It contains:
- a CDS encoding 3-hydroxyacyl-CoA dehydrogenase/enoyl-CoA hydratase family protein, coding for MERAIRKAAVLGSGVMGAAIAAQLANAGIQTYLLDIVPTELTTQEKARGLSLNDAAVRNRLANEAKVRLLKTKPAPLFTARNVELIAPGNLEDDLARIAEVDWVIEAVVEKLEVKQDLWAKVEAYWHPGMIVSTNTSGVSINRMIEGRSEAFRQSFLGTHFFNPPRYMKLLEIIPGRDTDASVIAFMKWVGERVLGKGVVLAKDTPNFIANRIGTYGLMVTFAEMMRDGWTIEEVDAMTGKAIGRPKSATFRTLDMVGLDTFVHVAGNVYSSVYNDTEKAAFQVPELLHTMLANGWLGDKSGQGFYKKTKTATGKEILALDYTTQTYMPLTKRKFVGVEQAKAAGGLKKRIKALAYSPTKEGQFVWNVLKEVLLYSAAKLPEIADDIVSIDNAMKWGFNWELGPFETWDVLGVPQAIARMKQEGDVIPTWVEDMLASGKTSFYTKESAIRYYQTLAGEQQEEEREREQMQLAAYKEKAKPILANPGASLIDIGDGVACLEFHSPNNAIGYDIVDMMFKSIDEVEQNWRGLVIHNEAKNFCVGANLMLILSEAQDDNWDDINYLVNRFQQASMRMKYAQRPIVAAPFGMTLGGGTEVCLPAARIQAAAETYMGLVEVGVGVIPGGGGTKEVLLRMTKAADQVDSKVDLQPFVNRAFETIALAKVSTSGEEARDIGLLRERDAVSINRDHLLYDAKQAVLALDLAGYTAPLAEEVRVVGADGKAVLKLGAYGMYQGGYISQHDLKIAGKLAHVLAGGDVNRSTYVSEQYLLDLEREAFLSLCGEPKSQERMIHMLTKGKPLRN